A single window of Gossypium hirsutum isolate 1008001.06 chromosome A10, Gossypium_hirsutum_v2.1, whole genome shotgun sequence DNA harbors:
- the LOC107896282 gene encoding (+)-neomenthol dehydrogenase, with amino-acid sequence MVVLTARDEKRGLEALESLKRSGLSDYLVFHQLEITDPESIASLADFVTKQFGKLDILVNNAGILGVTFLFTPGTEVNSSDIQSKMTDGNYELAEKCLKINYYGAKRTAEALIPLLQLSDLPRIVNLASSVVMLEGTGEKLEGVLTGVTTEEKLNDLIAEYLKDFKEGLHGSKGWPTFTSAYTVSKVALIAYTRILANKYPDFCINSVCPGYAKTDINLNTGIITAEEGAVTPVKLALLPKGGPSGLFFVKGEPATPEP; translated from the exons ATGGTGGTATTAACTGCTAGAGATGAAAAAAGAGGTCTTGAAGCTCTTGAAAGTCTAAAACGCTCTGGTCTCTCAGATTATCTAGTTTTTCACCAGCTCGAAATAACAGACCCTGAAAGCATTGCTTCTTTGGCAGATTTTGTGACGAAACAATTTGGGAAGTTGGATATCTTG GTTAACAATGCCGGGATATTAGGTGTAACCTTTTTGTTTACTCCTGGTACTGAG GTAAATTCGAGTGATATACAGAGTAAAATGACTGATGGCAATTACGAGTTAGCCGAAAAATGCCTAAAAATTAACTACTATGGCGCTAAAAGAACTGCCGAAGCACTTATTCCATTGCTGCAACTATCCGACTTACCAAGGATCGTAAATCTTGCCTCCTCTGTAGTCATGCTGGAG GGTACAGGTGAGAAGCTTGAAGGAGTGTTAACAGGTGTTACAACAGAGGAGAAACTGAATGACTTAATAGCCGAGTATCTAAAAGATTTTAAGGAGGGCTTACATGGAAGTAAAGGATGGCCAACCTTCACCTCTGCCTATACTGTCTCAAAAGTCGCACTTATTGCCTACACTAGGATTCTGGCAAACAAGTACCCAGATTTCTGCATCAACTCTGTTTGCCCCGGATATGCCAAAACTGATATAAACCTCAACACTGGTATTATAACTGCTGAAGAAGGTGCTGTGACTCCTGTTAAGTTGGCACTGTTGCCTAAAGGTGGCCCTTCTGGTCTCTTTTTTGTGAAGGGTGAGCCTGCAACTCCGGAACCTTGA
- the LOC107896281 gene encoding (+)-neomenthol dehydrogenase isoform X1, translating into MAEVTKRYAVVTGANKGIGLEICKQMASKGTMVVLTARDEKRGLEAVDKLKDLGLSDNVVFHQLDVADPASVASLVDFIKTQFGKLDILVNNAGIGGVKSDLEALRAAGFGKPGAQPNWGSLLTQSPELSKQCLQTNYYGAKRMCESLIHLLQLSNSPRIVNVSSSMGKLKNVSNEWAKAVLSDAENLTEDKVDEILSQYMKDFKEGSLQEKGWPAFMSAYILSKAAMNAYTRVLAKKYPNFIINCVCPGFVKTDINFNSGILSVEEGAESPVRLALLPNNGPSGLFFVRKEESEF; encoded by the exons ATGGCAGAAGTAACAAAGCG ATATGCAGTGGTTACTGGTGCAAACAAGGGAATCGGATTGGAAATATGTAAGCAGATGGCTTCAAAAGGAACCATGGTTGTTTTAACAGCTAGAGATGAGAAGAGGGGTCTTGAAGCTGTTGATAAGCTGAAAGATCTTGGCCTGTCTGATAATGTAGTTTTTCATCAGCTTGATGTTGCAGACCCTGCTAGTGTTGCTTCTTTGGTGGATTTCATCAAAACACAATTCGGAAAGCTTGATATCTTG GTGAACAATGCAGGGATTGGTGGCGTCAAAAGTGATCTTGAAGCTCTTAGAGCTGCAGGCTTTGGTAAG CCTGGTGCACAACCAAACTGGGGTAGTCTACTGACTCAATCACCAGAGTTATCCAAGCAATGCCTTCAAACAAACTACTATGGCGCCAAAAGAATGTGCGAATCACTTATTCACCTTCTTCAGCTATCCAATTCACCGAGAATTGTAAATGTTTCTTCTTCTATGGGGAAGTTAAAA AATGTATCGAACGAATGGGCGAAAGCAGTCCTGAGTGATGCTGAGAATCTTACAGAAGACAAGGTGGATGAGATATTGAGCCAGTATATGAAAGATTTCAAGGAGGGTTCATTGCAAGAGAAGGGTTGGCCTGCTTTTATGTCAGCCTACATACTGTCTAAAGCAGCCATGAATGCCTACACGAGGGTCCTGGCTAAGAAATATCCCAATTTCATCATCAACTGTGTCTGCCCTGGCTTTGTGAAAACAGACATAAACTTCAATAGTGGGATCTTAAGTGTTGAAGAAGGTGCAGAGAGTCCCGTGAGATTAGCATTGTTGCCTAATAATGGCCCTTCTGGTCTCTTCTTTGTGAGGAAAGAAGAGTCAGAATTTTAA
- the LOC107896281 gene encoding (+)-neomenthol dehydrogenase isoform X3 has protein sequence MAEVTKRYAVVTGANKGIGLEICKQMASKGTMVVLTARDEKRGLEAVDKLKDLGLSDNVVFHQLDVADPASVASLVDFIKTQFGKLDILVNNAGIGGVKSDLEALRAAGFGKNVSNEWAKAVLSDAENLTEDKVDEILSQYMKDFKEGSLQEKGWPAFMSAYILSKAAMNAYTRVLAKKYPNFIINCVCPGFVKTDINFNSGILSVEEGAESPVRLALLPNNGPSGLFFVRKEESEF, from the exons ATGGCAGAAGTAACAAAGCG ATATGCAGTGGTTACTGGTGCAAACAAGGGAATCGGATTGGAAATATGTAAGCAGATGGCTTCAAAAGGAACCATGGTTGTTTTAACAGCTAGAGATGAGAAGAGGGGTCTTGAAGCTGTTGATAAGCTGAAAGATCTTGGCCTGTCTGATAATGTAGTTTTTCATCAGCTTGATGTTGCAGACCCTGCTAGTGTTGCTTCTTTGGTGGATTTCATCAAAACACAATTCGGAAAGCTTGATATCTTG GTGAACAATGCAGGGATTGGTGGCGTCAAAAGTGATCTTGAAGCTCTTAGAGCTGCAGGCTTTGGTAAG AATGTATCGAACGAATGGGCGAAAGCAGTCCTGAGTGATGCTGAGAATCTTACAGAAGACAAGGTGGATGAGATATTGAGCCAGTATATGAAAGATTTCAAGGAGGGTTCATTGCAAGAGAAGGGTTGGCCTGCTTTTATGTCAGCCTACATACTGTCTAAAGCAGCCATGAATGCCTACACGAGGGTCCTGGCTAAGAAATATCCCAATTTCATCATCAACTGTGTCTGCCCTGGCTTTGTGAAAACAGACATAAACTTCAATAGTGGGATCTTAAGTGTTGAAGAAGGTGCAGAGAGTCCCGTGAGATTAGCATTGTTGCCTAATAATGGCCCTTCTGGTCTCTTCTTTGTGAGGAAAGAAGAGTCAGAATTTTAA
- the LOC107896281 gene encoding (+)-neomenthol dehydrogenase isoform X2: MAEVTKRYAVVTGANKGIGLEICKQMASKGTMVVLTARDEKRGLEAVDKLKDLGLSDNVVFHQLDVADPASVASLVDFIKTQFGKLDILVNNAGIGGVKSDLEALRAAGFGKPGAQPNWGSLLTQSPELSKQCLQTNYYGAKRMCESLIHLLQLSNSPRINVSNEWAKAVLSDAENLTEDKVDEILSQYMKDFKEGSLQEKGWPAFMSAYILSKAAMNAYTRVLAKKYPNFIINCVCPGFVKTDINFNSGILSVEEGAESPVRLALLPNNGPSGLFFVRKEESEF; this comes from the exons ATGGCAGAAGTAACAAAGCG ATATGCAGTGGTTACTGGTGCAAACAAGGGAATCGGATTGGAAATATGTAAGCAGATGGCTTCAAAAGGAACCATGGTTGTTTTAACAGCTAGAGATGAGAAGAGGGGTCTTGAAGCTGTTGATAAGCTGAAAGATCTTGGCCTGTCTGATAATGTAGTTTTTCATCAGCTTGATGTTGCAGACCCTGCTAGTGTTGCTTCTTTGGTGGATTTCATCAAAACACAATTCGGAAAGCTTGATATCTTG GTGAACAATGCAGGGATTGGTGGCGTCAAAAGTGATCTTGAAGCTCTTAGAGCTGCAGGCTTTGGTAAG CCTGGTGCACAACCAAACTGGGGTAGTCTACTGACTCAATCACCAGAGTTATCCAAGCAATGCCTTCAAACAAACTACTATGGCGCCAAAAGAATGTGCGAATCACTTATTCACCTTCTTCAGCTATCCAATTCACCGAGAATT AATGTATCGAACGAATGGGCGAAAGCAGTCCTGAGTGATGCTGAGAATCTTACAGAAGACAAGGTGGATGAGATATTGAGCCAGTATATGAAAGATTTCAAGGAGGGTTCATTGCAAGAGAAGGGTTGGCCTGCTTTTATGTCAGCCTACATACTGTCTAAAGCAGCCATGAATGCCTACACGAGGGTCCTGGCTAAGAAATATCCCAATTTCATCATCAACTGTGTCTGCCCTGGCTTTGTGAAAACAGACATAAACTTCAATAGTGGGATCTTAAGTGTTGAAGAAGGTGCAGAGAGTCCCGTGAGATTAGCATTGTTGCCTAATAATGGCCCTTCTGGTCTCTTCTTTGTGAGGAAAGAAGAGTCAGAATTTTAA
- the LOC107896280 gene encoding bifunctional protein FolD 4, chloroplastic — protein sequence MVSMIFNDPSSAAAFHRLSFTRFSNGLVSLRRFVGPLHVFSNTPTLPRALSLHAPRSSRFITASMAAEPSAKVIDGKSVAKQIREEISAEVTKLKEAIGVVPGLAVILVGDRKDSATYVRNKKKACESVGINSFEVNLPDDASEQEVLKYISDFNGDPSVHGILVQLPLPSHMNEQNILNAVTIEKDVDGFHPLNIGHLAMRGSEPLFVPCTPKGCIELLHRYGVDIKGKRAVVIGRSNIVGMPAALLLQREDATVTIVHSRTKNPEEITRQADIIISAVGQPNMVRGSWIKPGAVIIDVGINPVEDATSPRGYRLVGDVCYDEACKIAAAVTPVPGGVGPMTIAMLLSNTVSSAKRAYNFN from the exons ATGGTGTCCATGATATTCAATGATCCTTCTTCCGCTGCCGCCTTCCATCGCCTCTCCTTTACCCGTTTCAGTAATGGTCTCGTTTCCCTTCGCCGGTTTGTGGGTCCACTTCATGTTTTCTCAAATACCCCTACCCTTCCTCGAGCCCTCTCTCTCCACGCTCCACGTTCTTCTCGTTTCATTACTG CTTCAATGGCTGCTGAGCCATCCGCTAAGGTGATCGATGGGAAATCAGTGGCAAAGCAAATAAGAGAAGAAATAAGTGCTGAAGTAACAAAACTGAAGGAAGCAATTGGAGTTGTTCCTGGATTAGCCGTTATTCTAGTTGGGGATAGGAAGGACTCTGCTACTTATGTGCGGAACAAGAAAAAAGCTTGTGAATCTGTAGGGATTAACTCCTTTGAAGTAAATTTACCTGATGATGCTTCTGAGCAAGAAGTTCTCAAGTATATCTCGGACTTCAATGGTGATCCTTCGGTTCATGGCATCCTTGTTCAATTGCCTCTACCTTCT CATATGAATGAGCAGAACATTTTAAATGCTGTTACGATTGAGAAAGATGTGGATGGCTTCCACCCATTGAACATTGGTCATCTTGCCATGCGAGGTAGCGAACCCTTGTTCGTTCCATGTACTCCTAAAGGATGCATAGAGCTATTGCATAGATATGGTGTTGATATTAAAGGAAAGAGGGCTGTTGTCATTGGTCGGAGTAATATTGTTGGAATGCCTGCAGCTCTGTTACTGCAA AGGGAAGATGCTACTGTAACTATTGTCCATTCTAGAACCAAGAATCCTGAGGAAATTACAAGACAGGCAGATATCATAATATCTGCTGTGGGGCAGCCAAATATGGTGAGAGGTAGCTGGATAAAGCCAGGTGCTGTTATTATTGATGTTGGAATAAATCCAGTTGAG GATGCAACTAGTCCTCGAGGATATCGGTTAGTTGGAGATGTTTGTTATGACGAGGCCTGCAAGATTGCTGCAGCCGTTACTCCAGTTCCAGGGGGTGTCGGTCCTATGACAATTGCAATGCTTCTCTCTAACACAGTCAGTTCAGCAAAGAGAGCATATAACTTCAATTGA